From Oryza sativa Japonica Group chromosome 4, ASM3414082v1, one genomic window encodes:
- the LOC4334932 gene encoding ATP sulfurylase 2-like: MATTTHLHLPNPIPPRLHASPPARLRASASLAHPRLLSGLRLSAPRPRPRHGRRAMSVTVRSSLIDPDGGALVDLVAAPGRRAALRGEAEALPRVRLAPVDVEWAHVLAEGWASPLRGFMREHEYLQSLHFNCIRLPDGAGVVNMSLPIVLAIGDREKEEIGSSPDVALHGPDGAVLAILRRVEIYPHNKEERIARTWGTTAPGLPYVDEAIAQAGNWLIGGDLEVIEPIKYNDGLDHYRLSPQQLRNEFDKRGADAVFAFQLRNPVHNGHALLMNDTRRRLLEMGFKNPILLLHPLGGFTKADDVPLPVRMEQHSKVLEDGVLDPETTIVSIFPSPMHYAGPTEVQWHAKARINAGANFYIVGRDPAGMGHPTEKRDLYNPDHGKKVLSMAPGLEKLNILPFKVAAYDTVAKKMAFFDPSRSKDFLFISGTKMRAFAKSGENPPDGFMCPGGWKVLVDYYNSLQTEEAAVATV; encoded by the exons atggccaccaccacccacctcCACCTTCCCAACCCCATCCCTCCCCGCCTCCAcgcctccccgcccgcgcgcctccgcgcctccgcctcgctcGCCCACCCGCGCCTCCTCTCCGGCCTCCGCCtctccgcgccgcgcccgcgcccgcgccacggccgccgcgccaTGTCCGTCACCGTCCGGAGCTCCCTCATCGACCCGGACGGGGGCGCGCTCGTCGACCTCGTGGCGGCGCCGGGGCGCCGCGCGGCGctgcgcggcgaggcggaggcgctcCCGCGCGTCCGCCTCGCCCCCGTCGACGTGGAGTGGGCGCACGTGCTCGCCGAGGGGTGGGCGAGCCCGCTGCGGGGGTTCATGCGGGAGCACGAGTACCTCCAGTCGCTGCACTTCAACTGCATCCGCCTCCCCGACGGCGCGGGCGTCGTCAACATGTCGCTCCCCATCGTCCTCGCCATCGGCGACCGGGAGAAGGAGGAGATCGGGTCCAGCCCGGACGTCGCGCTCCATGGCCCCGACGGCGCCGTCCTCGCCATCCTACGCAG GGTGGAAATATACCCTCACAACAAAGAAGAAAGAATAGCAAGAACATGGGGGACAACCGCACCTGGTTTACCTTATGTAGATGAGGCAATAGCCCAAGCTGGGAACTGGCTAATTGGTGGTGATCTGGAAGTGATTGAACCCATCAAATATAACGATGGTCTTGATCACTATAGGCTCTCACCCCAGCAACTTAGGAATGAATTCGATAAGCGAGGGGCTGATGCTGTGTTTGCCTTCCAATTGAGAAATCCAGTACATAATGGGCATGCCCTGTTGATGAATGATACTAGAAGGCGCCTCTTGGAAATGGGCTTCAAGAATCCCATTCTACTGCTGCACCCTTTAGGTGGCTTCACGAAAGCTGATGATGTCCCGTTGCCTGTGAGAATGGAACAACACAGCAAG GTTTTAGAAGATGGTGTCCTTGATCCTGAGACTACTATAGTGTCTATTTTCCCCTCCCCGATGCATTATGCTGGTCCAACAGAAGTGCAATGGCATGCAAAGGCACGGATTAACGCTGGTGCCAATTTCTACATTGTGGGTCGTGATCCAGCTGGAATGGGCCATCCAACAGAAAAGAGGGATCTGTACAACCCAGATCATGGAAAGAAGGTCCTTAGCATGGCCCCAGGTTTAGAGAAACTCAACATATTGCCCTTCAAG GTAGCAGCATATGATACAGTGGCGAAGAAGATGGCGTTCTTTGATCCTTCACGGAGTAAAGATTTTCTGTTCATCTCAGGAACCAAG ATGCGGGCTTTTGCGAAAAGTGGAGAGAACCCTCCTGACGGTTTCATGTGCCCTGGTGGGTGGAAAGTTCTTGTGGACTACTACAATAGTTTGCAAACCGAAGAAGCGGCTGTGGCAACTGTATGA